One bacterium DNA segment encodes these proteins:
- the arsM gene encoding arsenite methyltransferase, protein MDTSKQIKETVKQHYGDIARSGASCCSTGETSCCGPDCGDVTNLAHGYDLKELAALPEGADLGLGCGNPLSLIQFQKGWKVLDLGSGAGIDVFMAAKRVGETGHVTGLDMTDEMLARANANAETGGFKNVSFVKGEIESMPFEDNTFDLVISNCVINLVPDKAQAYREIRRVLKPGGHFAIADMATRGDMPTDVRKSAEAWAGCVAGALDLEGYLRTIREVGFSDVSTKFVNEYDFARSDEFALLSVGLVGTKI, encoded by the coding sequence ATGGATACCAGCAAGCAAATCAAGGAAACGGTTAAACAGCACTACGGCGATATCGCCCGCTCCGGCGCTTCCTGCTGCTCAACCGGCGAAACATCCTGCTGCGGTCCCGACTGCGGGGATGTCACCAATCTCGCGCACGGTTACGACCTCAAGGAACTTGCCGCCCTTCCCGAAGGCGCCGATCTTGGCCTGGGTTGCGGCAATCCGCTTTCATTGATCCAGTTTCAGAAGGGCTGGAAAGTCCTTGATCTCGGCTCCGGAGCTGGTATCGACGTCTTCATGGCAGCCAAGCGCGTCGGTGAAACCGGCCATGTCACCGGTCTCGACATGACCGATGAGATGCTCGCTCGTGCAAACGCCAATGCCGAAACCGGCGGCTTCAAGAACGTCTCCTTCGTCAAAGGCGAAATTGAATCGATGCCGTTCGAGGATAACACTTTCGATCTCGTCATCTCAAACTGCGTCATCAATCTCGTTCCCGACAAGGCACAGGCTTATCGCGAGATTCGCCGCGTCCTCAAACCCGGCGGCCATTTTGCCATCGCCGATATGGCCACGCGTGGTGATATGCCCACTGACGTGCGCAAGTCTGCCGAAGCGTGGGCTGGTTGCGTTGCCGGCGCGCTTGACCTGGAGGGATATCTTAGAACCATCCGCGAAGTTGGTTTCTCCGATGTCTCTACCAAGTTCGTCAACGAGTACGACTTTGCTCGCAGTGACGAGTTTGCCCTGCTCTCTGTCGGTTTGGTCGGCACCAAAATCTAA
- the bshB1 gene encoding bacillithiol biosynthesis deacetylase BshB1, with product MNDHIYDLISIGAHPDDVEVGTGGVLLKMSQAGNKVGIIYLTRGEMGTGGTPAIRADEALKAAQILGADLLETLDFGDTKVMDTPENRNIVAELIRKYRPRVLLAPWNRGGHGKRGSHPDHLAAGNIVMNACYYATFKKLPINGEPYAVPALFHYFLPVEEHPTFVVDITDQFDGFIAALKAHESQFLNPEKPRTRDYIWTLESMARAYGNMIGVKYGQGFKIGEPLRINNIFNLIP from the coding sequence ATGAACGACCATATCTACGATCTCATTTCTATTGGCGCTCATCCGGACGACGTCGAAGTCGGCACCGGCGGTGTCCTGCTCAAAATGTCGCAGGCGGGCAATAAGGTCGGCATCATCTATCTGACCAGAGGCGAAATGGGAACCGGCGGAACGCCGGCAATCCGCGCCGACGAGGCCCTTAAGGCAGCCCAAATTCTCGGCGCCGATCTGCTCGAGACACTCGACTTCGGCGACACCAAGGTCATGGATACCCCTGAGAATCGCAATATCGTCGCAGAGTTGATCCGCAAGTATCGCCCTCGAGTTCTCCTTGCCCCATGGAATCGTGGCGGTCACGGCAAACGCGGCTCCCATCCGGATCACCTTGCAGCCGGCAACATCGTAATGAACGCCTGCTACTACGCGACTTTCAAGAAACTCCCCATAAACGGCGAACCCTACGCTGTCCCGGCTCTGTTCCACTACTTCCTACCGGTCGAGGAACACCCCACATTCGTGGTAGACATCACCGATCAATTCGACGGCTTCATCGCCGCCCTCAAAGCCCATGAGTCGCAATTCCTTAACCCCGAAAAACCCCGAACCCGCGACTATATCTGGACACTCGAAAGCATGGCACGCGCTTACGGCAACATGATTGGTGTCAAATACGGTCAGGGCTTCAAGATTGGCGAACCGCTCAGAATCAATAACATCTTCAATCTGATACCCTGA
- the pyrF gene encoding orotidine-5'-phosphate decarboxylase: MNAFIEKVTNAQAKNDSLVCVGLDSDFEKMPKHLMSSADPVFEFNKAIIDATKDKCCCYKPNLAFYEAMGPRGMETLKRTLMYIPEEMPVILDAKRGDIDNTAKKYAEAIFDDLEGDAVTLSPYMGWDSIAPFLEYENAFAFILCLTSNESAKDFQYLESGGKPLYMHVVDKVNTWNRNENLGLVVGASKPEQIMEIRMKAPKLPFLIPGVGAQGGDLHKAVEYGTLGDGLVIINISRGVIFASKEQDFASRAASELDRFNTRINQVRAGAV; encoded by the coding sequence ATGAACGCATTTATAGAGAAAGTAACCAACGCACAGGCAAAGAATGACTCTTTGGTGTGCGTCGGGCTGGATTCGGATTTTGAGAAGATGCCAAAGCACCTGATGAGCAGCGCTGATCCGGTATTCGAATTCAACAAAGCAATCATAGACGCTACCAAGGACAAGTGCTGTTGTTACAAGCCGAATCTGGCGTTTTACGAAGCGATGGGTCCGCGCGGTATGGAAACTCTCAAGCGGACGCTGATGTACATCCCGGAAGAGATGCCGGTTATTCTCGATGCCAAGCGCGGCGATATTGACAACACTGCCAAAAAGTACGCTGAAGCGATCTTTGACGATCTTGAAGGCGATGCCGTCACATTGTCGCCTTACATGGGCTGGGACTCGATTGCGCCGTTCCTTGAGTACGAAAATGCGTTCGCATTCATCCTCTGCCTGACTTCGAACGAAAGCGCCAAGGATTTCCAGTATCTGGAAAGCGGCGGCAAACCGCTGTATATGCACGTCGTTGACAAGGTCAACACGTGGAACCGGAACGAGAATCTCGGGTTGGTTGTCGGCGCATCAAAGCCGGAGCAGATCATGGAAATCAGAATGAAGGCGCCAAAACTGCCGTTCTTGATTCCCGGAGTCGGCGCCCAAGGCGGCGATCTTCACAAAGCAGTCGAATACGGTACACTTGGCGACGGCCTGGTGATCATCAATATCTCACGCGGCGTGATCTTTGCGTCCAAGGAGCAGGATTTTGCCTCACGCGCGGCAAGTGAACTTGATCGCTTCAATACCCGCATCAATCAGGTGCGCGCCGGAGCCGTTTAG